From Streptosporangiales bacterium, the proteins below share one genomic window:
- a CDS encoding extradiol dioxygenase, whose product MPLGHLGVNVTDLARAKAYYDGFMALVSYVPFHTGPDQLSYLPADEKPGTWVFFHPALEASPYSRHRPGLQHLAFIVKTRAAVHEAHRWAAARGSEILHAPREFPEYHPGYYAAFWLDPDGVMLEVVCHRDDA is encoded by the coding sequence GTGCCCCTGGGACATCTCGGCGTCAACGTCACCGACCTCGCGCGGGCGAAGGCGTACTACGACGGGTTCATGGCCCTGGTCTCGTACGTCCCGTTCCATACCGGACCCGACCAGCTCTCGTACCTGCCCGCGGACGAGAAGCCGGGCACCTGGGTGTTCTTCCACCCGGCACTCGAGGCGAGCCCGTACTCCCGTCACCGTCCCGGCCTGCAGCACCTGGCGTTCATCGTCAAGACCCGTGCGGCCGTGCACGAGGCGCACCGGTGGGCGGCGGCGCGGGGGTCGGAGATCCTGCACGCGCCCCGCGAGTTCCCCGAGTACCACCCGGGCTACTACGCCGCGTTCTGGCTCGACCCCGACGGCGTCATGCTCGAGGTGGTCTGCCACCGCGACGACGCCTGA